Proteins from a genomic interval of Streptococcus oralis:
- a CDS encoding DUF1366 domain-containing protein, with the protein MKLEYGSKSQEFDASGTASATKVTLVNSNGAIVPILLPADKISLSNSELFELAIEALYQENFPNRAENEKFSQVDAQLKQNKEMATKVEQAAVENKENLDTVSAITEVLIALAISQNGGMPTYAYNKVAEFIKPLVKSTRYGNGDIVAMPYPFDTNPKWPKGTKTIFKFQMQATEGYTWKEQALAEMLQQGVLTVVMPRIE; encoded by the coding sequence ATGAAACTAGAATATGGCTCAAAATCACAGGAATTTGATGCAAGTGGAACAGCATCAGCTACCAAGGTCACACTTGTCAACTCAAATGGTGCTATCGTACCTATCTTGTTACCTGCTGATAAAATCAGCCTATCAAATAGCGAACTTTTTGAGTTAGCTATTGAGGCTCTTTATCAAGAGAATTTTCCAAATCGTGCTGAAAATGAGAAATTCAGCCAGGTGGATGCGCAGCTCAAGCAAAATAAGGAAATGGCAACTAAGGTAGAGCAAGCGGCCGTGGAAAACAAGGAGAACCTTGACACGGTTTCAGCTATCACTGAGGTTCTCATCGCCCTAGCCATCTCTCAAAATGGGGGTATGCCTACTTATGCTTACAACAAAGTGGCTGAGTTCATCAAACCGCTTGTTAAAAGTACACGGTATGGAAACGGCGATATCGTCGCTATGCCATATCCGTTTGACACCAATCCGAAATGGCCAAAAGGAACCAAGACTATTTTCAAGTTCCAAATGCAAGCCACAGAAGGCTACACTTGGAAAGAACAGGCTCTTGCTGAGATGCTTCAGCAAGGTGTGCTGACCGTAGTCATGCCACGTATTGAGTAA
- a CDS encoding phage holin yields MQQITEIIIVSATGILTVLAGIAVKSIKDFLIKKGGEKTIKIVEILAKNAVNAVEQVAQETGFKGEEKLEQARTKIRAELNKYNISMTDKDLDTFVESAVKQMNDAWKGE; encoded by the coding sequence ATGCAACAAATTACTGAAATCATTATCGTTTCAGCTACTGGAATCTTGACTGTTTTGGCTGGTATCGCGGTCAAATCGATTAAGGATTTTTTGATTAAAAAAGGCGGTGAAAAGACCATCAAGATTGTCGAAATCCTTGCTAAGAACGCGGTCAACGCTGTGGAGCAAGTAGCTCAAGAGACAGGCTTCAAGGGCGAGGAAAAGCTGGAACAAGCCCGTACGAAAATCCGTGCTGAACTCAATAAGTACAATATCAGCATGACTGATAAGGACTTGGATACATTCGTTGAGTCAGCAGTCAAACAGATGAATGATGCGTGGAAAGGGGAATAA
- a CDS encoding N-acetylmuramoyl-L-alanine amidase family protein — protein sequence MDIDTSRLRTDLPQVGEQPYRQIHAHSTGNPNSTAQNEADYHMRRPVDSGFFSHVVGNGRVMQTWYTDMGAYDVGGGWNVEGYGQVELIESHATKEEFMRDYKLYVELLRNLADEAGIPKTLDSDSLAGIKTHQYCTYNQPRNYSDHVDPYPYLAKWGISREQFKKDIEGGLSEAGWKRNETGWWWEESDGSYPTKRWKKINNEWFYFDERGYCLINRWFNDGKDWFYLDKRGAMVTGWMFLNHRWYFFKSDGRMATGWVKYRETWYFMEEKDGYMLSKQFIKSGDGWYYLKANGELHTDPAFKTEPDGLITIVDKPKEEK from the coding sequence ATGGATATTGATACAAGTAGACTAAGAACTGACTTACCACAGGTGGGGGAGCAACCATACAGACAAATTCATGCACACTCAACAGGAAATCCAAATTCAACTGCCCAAAACGAAGCGGACTATCATATGCGTCGTCCTGTTGATTCTGGCTTCTTCTCTCACGTTGTCGGCAACGGCCGTGTGATGCAGACCTGGTACACAGACATGGGAGCTTATGATGTAGGTGGAGGCTGGAACGTTGAAGGCTATGGACAAGTAGAATTGATTGAGAGCCATGCTACTAAGGAAGAGTTCATGCGCGATTATAAGCTATATGTTGAACTACTGCGAAACCTTGCTGATGAAGCAGGAATTCCGAAAACGTTGGATTCTGATAGTTTGGCTGGAATTAAGACGCACCAATACTGTACGTATAACCAGCCACGAAACTACTCTGACCACGTGGATCCGTATCCTTATCTTGCAAAATGGGGCATCAGCCGTGAGCAGTTTAAAAAGGATATCGAAGGTGGCTTATCTGAAGCTGGCTGGAAACGCAATGAAACCGGCTGGTGGTGGGAGGAGTCAGATGGCTCGTATCCGACAAAACGCTGGAAGAAAATCAACAATGAGTGGTTCTACTTCGATGAACGTGGATACTGCCTAATCAACCGTTGGTTCAATGATGGCAAAGATTGGTTCTATCTTGACAAACGTGGCGCAATGGTCACAGGCTGGATGTTCCTCAACCATCGATGGTATTTCTTCAAATCAGACGGTCGCATGGCCACTGGTTGGGTGAAATACCGTGAAACCTGGTATTTTATGGAAGAAAAAGATGGCTACATGCTCTCTAAACAATTCATTAAGTCAGGCGATGGCTGGTACTATTTGAAAGCCAACGGTGAACTTCACACAGACCCAGCATTCAAAACAGAACCAGACGGGCTTATCACTATCGTCGATAAACCAAAAGAAGAAAAATAA
- a CDS encoding dUTP diphosphatase — translation MKIRGFELVSSFTDESLLPKRETAHAAGYDLKVAVRTVIAPGEIVLVPTGVKAYMQPTEVLYLYDRSSNPRKKGLVLINSVGVIDGDYYGNPGNEGHIFAQMKNITEQEVVLEVGERVVQAVFAPFLIADGDEADGVRTGGFGSTGH, via the coding sequence ATGAAAATTCGTGGTTTTGAATTGGTTTCGAGTTTTACAGATGAAAGTTTGCTACCTAAGCGTGAGACGGCTCATGCAGCTGGTTACGACTTAAAGGTTGCTGTGCGTACGGTTATTGCGCCAGGAGAGATTGTCTTGGTTCCGACAGGTGTTAAGGCCTATATGCAGCCGACAGAAGTGCTCTATCTCTATGACCGTTCATCAAACCCTCGCAAGAAGGGTTTGGTTTTGATTAACTCAGTTGGGGTCATTGATGGGGATTATTATGGAAATCCTGGGAATGAAGGCCATATCTTTGCTCAGATGAAAAACATTACTGAACAGGAAGTCGTCCTCGAAGTTGGAGAACGTGTAGTCCAGGCTGTCTTTGCACCATTTTTGATTGCAGACGGAGATGAAGCGGATGGCGTGCGGACTGGTGGTTTTGGGTCAACTGGACACTAA
- a CDS encoding histidine phosphatase family protein, which yields MKIIFVRHGEPDYRELEECSYTGFGLDLAPLSEKGRRQAQELCQNPLLGSADILVSSAVTRALETASYLTCATGLPLRVEPLLHEWQVYESGIENFEKARTLFLENKGELLPNSPIQYETAEEMKVRFLETMIKYRDYQTVLVVAHRMLMRQFVPDEKIDFCQVIECEVEI from the coding sequence ATGAAGATTATCTTTGTACGTCATGGGGAGCCAGATTACCGTGAGTTAGAGGAGTGTTCCTACACTGGCTTTGGATTAGATTTGGCTCCTTTGTCTGAGAAAGGAAGGCGACAAGCTCAGGAACTTTGCCAAAATCCTTTGCTTGGCTCAGCTGATATACTGGTGTCTTCTGCAGTGACGCGAGCATTAGAAACGGCTTCTTATCTTACTTGTGCTACGGGCCTTCCTTTAAGAGTAGAGCCTTTATTGCATGAATGGCAGGTTTACGAAAGTGGTATAGAGAATTTTGAAAAAGCACGTACTCTGTTTTTAGAAAACAAGGGGGAGTTGCTTCCTAATAGTCCTATTCAGTATGAGACAGCTGAAGAGATGAAGGTGCGTTTTTTGGAAACTATGATAAAGTACCGAGACTACCAGACAGTGCTAGTTGTCGCTCATCGAATGCTCATGCGCCAATTTGTACCAGACGAGAAGATTGATTTTTGCCAAGTGATTGAATGTGAGGTAGAAATTTAG